The sequence TAATGCAATTTTTTCATTTTAATTAAAGCTCAGATTAATAATTTGATATGGCATATGGGTGTTGATGGTTATGTGTACGTACCATGTACCTACAATATAGCAGAAACATGTAATCCATGATGTCTTGTTGAAGTTTTTGCACATTTTTTGGAATTTTCACAGATTGCCGTTCAGTGAAGCATAAACTAAATGAACCTGCAGTGCATATCAATTAAACAGAATTCTTGAGGTATGTGGAGAAGGTTTTATGGGGAAAAGTAAGGATTACGAAGCGATCATAAAGGGACTTGAGCTTAAACTGAAAGAAAAGGAATTTGAGATACAGGAGCTGAGGGTGAAGCTTCAAGATAAATATGAAATGCTTCAGGACAGGATAGAGGAGAAAAAAATCCTTGAAAAACGCCTTGAACAATTTGAACTCAACGATGCAACCTTAAAAATGGGTAAACTCGATGAGGTCACACTGGAGAACCATAAGCTGGAACACAGGGTTCAGGTCACCAAGAAACAACTCGATGAAGCAAGGGGCGATCTGAAATTTCAGGAAAGGGTTATAGAAGACCTTGAGAACCGCGGATTTTTGGATTTTCTTTTAAAAAGAGTTCCCAAGAGTTTTAGAGAGTACAAGAAGCCCTGATCAATCACATTTTCAAACTTAGTTTCTATGATGGATTTTTGATGAGTGTATTTGTGATGGAAGTATATAATTGAAGTAGAATCTTCTTGCATAATTTTTATTTTATTTTTTTAGTTTTTCAACATATTTTAAGCAATTATTTTTGATTTAAATCCTGTTCCATTCTTTGATTTTCAACAAATTATTTATATTATAACTTATAACTTATAATTTAGAACTTATAACTCATGGAAAAATACAAAAAAGAACTTATGAAATCATTTGGAGGACAACCATATGGCTGAAATAATTGCTATACTGAATCAGAAAGGTGGATGCGGTAAAACAACAACTGCTGTGAATTTATCTGCAGCACTTGCACAGTTTGGAAGGAAAGTTTTGGTAATAGACATGGACCCGCAGGGTAATGCAACCATGGGTCTGGGAGTGGACAAGAGAACCACTGAAAGAACAATATACGATGTTCTAACAGGAGATATTTCAATGGGAGGTGCAATAATTGGCACAGAAATGTCTGGACTGGACGTTGTTCCCAGCAACATATCTCTAAGTGGTGCCGAGATTGAACTCAGCAAGGAAGTTGGTTACCACACCATACTGGACATGGCACTGGACGGTGTTGCATCCAGCTACGACTACATCTTCATAGACGTGCCCCCATCCCTTGGAATACTAGCCCTCAACAGTCTTGTGGCTGCAGACAGCGTTATAATACCCATACAGGCAGAGTACTACGCCCTTGAGGGAATGGCAGATCTCATGAACACAATTCACCTCGT is a genomic window of Methanobacterium congolense containing:
- a CDS encoding ParA family protein; this encodes MAEIIAILNQKGGCGKTTTAVNLSAALAQFGRKVLVIDMDPQGNATMGLGVDKRTTERTIYDVLTGDISMGGAIIGTEMSGLDVVPSNISLSGAEIELSKEVGYHTILDMALDGVASSYDYIFIDVPPSLGILALNSLVAADSVIIPIQAEYYALEGMADLMNTIHLVETRLRSPAPIKGILITLYDSRTRLGREVYSNVKEYFGQTENIFKTTIPRNVKLAEAPSFGESCITYDEESSGAKAYLKLAEEIIQLEGTEDNK